The following are encoded in a window of Oncorhynchus mykiss isolate Arlee chromosome 11, USDA_OmykA_1.1, whole genome shotgun sequence genomic DNA:
- the si:ch211-217a12.1 gene encoding alanine aminotransferase 2-like isoform X1: MWPKSCLRNSQPVEDLELTKRRFGRAFWVVMNISWAISGTECELQKPNMTENGLGNRVLNMDTMNPNVKRVEYAVRGPIVQRALQIEKELKEGVEKPFTEVIKANIGDAHAMGQKPITFLRQVVALCVYPDLLEDDKFPEDAKSRARRILQACGGGSIGAYSASPGIEIIRQDVAKYIEKRDGGIPSDPDSIYLSTGASDAIVTMLKLLTSGEGKNRTGVMISIPQYPLYSAALAELAAVQISYYLDEDKCWSLDVNELRRAVKAAREHCNPRALCIINPGNPTGQVQSRQCIEDVIRFAAEEHLFLMADEVYQDNVYAEGCQFHSFKKVLFEMGPEYSSVVELVSFHSTSKCFMGECGFRGGYMEVVNMDPEVKLQLTKLVSVRLCPPIPGQALLDLVVNPPQPDEPSYATFIKERTANLDILAEKAKMTEQVLNTVPGIHCNPVQGAMYTFPRLSLPEKAINAAKEKGQAPDMFYCMKLLEETGICLVPGSGFGQRDGTYHFRMTILPATEKLKVVLEKIREFHKRFTEEFS, encoded by the exons ATGTGGCCGAAAAGTTGTTTGAGAAACTCACAGCCTGTTGAAGACCTGGAACTGACGAAACGACGGTTTGGGCGCGCGTTTTGGGTGGTTATG AATATTTCGTGGGCTATCAGCGGAACAGAGTGTGAGCTCcagaaaccaaacatgactgaaAATGGACTTGGGAACCGGGTGCTTAACATGGACACCATGAACCCGAATGTAAAGCGGGTTGAGTATGCTGTCCGTGGTCCAATCGTGCAACGCGCATTGCAGATTGAAAAGGAGCTCAAAGAG GGGGTTGAGAAGCCTTTTACAGAGGTCATCAAGGCCAACATTGGTGATGCGCATGCTATGGGCCAGAAACCAATCACATTTCTCCGACAG GTTGTAGCGCTCTGCGTCTATCCAGATCTCCTAGAAGACGACAAGTTTCCAGAGGACGCTAAAAGTAGAGCACGGCGCATCCTTCAGGCCTGTGGAGGGGGAAGTATAG GTGCATACAGTGCTAGTCCAGGCATTGAGATCATACGACAGGATGTGGCTAAATATATTGAGAAGCGGGACGGTGGCATCCCCAGTGACCCCGACAGCATCTACCTCTCCACCGGGGCCAGTGATGCCATAGTG ACCATGCTAAAGTTGTTGACGTCAGGCGAGGGGAAGAACCGTACAGGGGTGATGATCTCCATCCCTCAGTACCCCCTCTACTCTGCTGCTCTGGCTGAGCTGGCGGCTGTCCAGATCAGCTACTACCTGGACGAGGACAAGTGCTGGAGCCTGGACGTCAATGAGCTGAGGAGGGCTGTGAAGGCAGCCAGGGAGCACTGTAACCCCCGCGCCCTCTGCATTATCAACCCTGGCAACCCCACAG GTCAGGTCCAGAGCAGGCAGTGCATTGAAGATGTGATCCGATTCGCTGCTGAGGAGCACCTTTTCCTGATGGCTGATGAG GTGTACCAGGATAATGTGTATGCGGAGGGTTGCCAGTTCCACTCCTTTAAGAAGGTTCTGTTTGAGATGGGACCAGAGTACTCCAGTGTTGTGGAGCTGGTCTCTTTCCACTCCACCTCCAAATGCTTCATGGGAGA GTGTGGTTTCAGAGGAGGGTACATGGAGGTGGTTAACATGGACCCTGAGGTGAAGTTGCAGCTGACTAAACTGGTGTCTGTGCGGCTGTGCCCCCCCATCCCTGGGCAGGCCCTACTGGACCTGGTGGTCAATCCCCCTCAGCCTGACGAGCCTTCCTATGCCACCTTCATCAAG GAGCGTACTGCCAACCTGGATATCCTGGCTGAGAAGGCCAAGATGACAGAGCAGGTCCTCAACACGGTCCCAGGGATCCACTGTAACCCTGTCCAGGGAGCCATGTACACCTTCCCCCGCCTCTCACTGCCAGAGAAAGCCATCAACGCGGCAAAG GAGAAAGGCCAGGCTCCAGACATGTTCTACTGTATGAAGCTGCTGGAGGAGACTGGTATATGCCTGGTTCCAGGTAGTGGCTTCGGGCAGAGAGATGGAACCTACCATTTCAG GATGACCATCTTACCTGCAACTGAAAAGCTGAAGGTTGTATTGGAAAAGATCAGGGAGTTTCATAAGCGGTTTACAGAGGAGTTCTCATAA
- the si:ch211-217a12.1 gene encoding alanine aminotransferase 2-like isoform X3: MTENGLGNRVLNMDTMNPNVKRVEYAVRGPIVQRALQIEKELKEGVEKPFTEVIKANIGDAHAMGQKPITFLRQVVALCVYPDLLEDDKFPEDAKSRARRILQACGGGSIGAYSASPGIEIIRQDVAKYIEKRDGGIPSDPDSIYLSTGASDAIVTMLKLLTSGEGKNRTGVMISIPQYPLYSAALAELAAVQISYYLDEDKCWSLDVNELRRAVKAAREHCNPRALCIINPGNPTGQVQSRQCIEDVIRFAAEEHLFLMADEVYQDNVYAEGCQFHSFKKVLFEMGPEYSSVVELVSFHSTSKCFMGECGFRGGYMEVVNMDPEVKLQLTKLVSVRLCPPIPGQALLDLVVNPPQPDEPSYATFIKERTANLDILAEKAKMTEQVLNTVPGIHCNPVQGAMYTFPRLSLPEKAINAAKEKGQAPDMFYCMKLLEETGICLVPGSGFGQRDGTYHFRMTILPATEKLKVVLEKIREFHKRFTEEFS, from the exons atgactgaaAATGGACTTGGGAACCGGGTGCTTAACATGGACACCATGAACCCGAATGTAAAGCGGGTTGAGTATGCTGTCCGTGGTCCAATCGTGCAACGCGCATTGCAGATTGAAAAGGAGCTCAAAGAG GGGGTTGAGAAGCCTTTTACAGAGGTCATCAAGGCCAACATTGGTGATGCGCATGCTATGGGCCAGAAACCAATCACATTTCTCCGACAG GTTGTAGCGCTCTGCGTCTATCCAGATCTCCTAGAAGACGACAAGTTTCCAGAGGACGCTAAAAGTAGAGCACGGCGCATCCTTCAGGCCTGTGGAGGGGGAAGTATAG GTGCATACAGTGCTAGTCCAGGCATTGAGATCATACGACAGGATGTGGCTAAATATATTGAGAAGCGGGACGGTGGCATCCCCAGTGACCCCGACAGCATCTACCTCTCCACCGGGGCCAGTGATGCCATAGTG ACCATGCTAAAGTTGTTGACGTCAGGCGAGGGGAAGAACCGTACAGGGGTGATGATCTCCATCCCTCAGTACCCCCTCTACTCTGCTGCTCTGGCTGAGCTGGCGGCTGTCCAGATCAGCTACTACCTGGACGAGGACAAGTGCTGGAGCCTGGACGTCAATGAGCTGAGGAGGGCTGTGAAGGCAGCCAGGGAGCACTGTAACCCCCGCGCCCTCTGCATTATCAACCCTGGCAACCCCACAG GTCAGGTCCAGAGCAGGCAGTGCATTGAAGATGTGATCCGATTCGCTGCTGAGGAGCACCTTTTCCTGATGGCTGATGAG GTGTACCAGGATAATGTGTATGCGGAGGGTTGCCAGTTCCACTCCTTTAAGAAGGTTCTGTTTGAGATGGGACCAGAGTACTCCAGTGTTGTGGAGCTGGTCTCTTTCCACTCCACCTCCAAATGCTTCATGGGAGA GTGTGGTTTCAGAGGAGGGTACATGGAGGTGGTTAACATGGACCCTGAGGTGAAGTTGCAGCTGACTAAACTGGTGTCTGTGCGGCTGTGCCCCCCCATCCCTGGGCAGGCCCTACTGGACCTGGTGGTCAATCCCCCTCAGCCTGACGAGCCTTCCTATGCCACCTTCATCAAG GAGCGTACTGCCAACCTGGATATCCTGGCTGAGAAGGCCAAGATGACAGAGCAGGTCCTCAACACGGTCCCAGGGATCCACTGTAACCCTGTCCAGGGAGCCATGTACACCTTCCCCCGCCTCTCACTGCCAGAGAAAGCCATCAACGCGGCAAAG GAGAAAGGCCAGGCTCCAGACATGTTCTACTGTATGAAGCTGCTGGAGGAGACTGGTATATGCCTGGTTCCAGGTAGTGGCTTCGGGCAGAGAGATGGAACCTACCATTTCAG GATGACCATCTTACCTGCAACTGAAAAGCTGAAGGTTGTATTGGAAAAGATCAGGGAGTTTCATAAGCGGTTTACAGAGGAGTTCTCATAA
- the si:ch211-217a12.1 gene encoding alanine aminotransferase 2-like isoform X2, whose product MENRKENAAHCCSFSQNISWAISGTECELQKPNMTENGLGNRVLNMDTMNPNVKRVEYAVRGPIVQRALQIEKELKEGVEKPFTEVIKANIGDAHAMGQKPITFLRQVVALCVYPDLLEDDKFPEDAKSRARRILQACGGGSIGAYSASPGIEIIRQDVAKYIEKRDGGIPSDPDSIYLSTGASDAIVTMLKLLTSGEGKNRTGVMISIPQYPLYSAALAELAAVQISYYLDEDKCWSLDVNELRRAVKAAREHCNPRALCIINPGNPTGQVQSRQCIEDVIRFAAEEHLFLMADEVYQDNVYAEGCQFHSFKKVLFEMGPEYSSVVELVSFHSTSKCFMGECGFRGGYMEVVNMDPEVKLQLTKLVSVRLCPPIPGQALLDLVVNPPQPDEPSYATFIKERTANLDILAEKAKMTEQVLNTVPGIHCNPVQGAMYTFPRLSLPEKAINAAKEKGQAPDMFYCMKLLEETGICLVPGSGFGQRDGTYHFRMTILPATEKLKVVLEKIREFHKRFTEEFS is encoded by the exons atggaaaacagaaaggaaaacgcTGCACACTGTTGCTCATtctcccag AATATTTCGTGGGCTATCAGCGGAACAGAGTGTGAGCTCcagaaaccaaacatgactgaaAATGGACTTGGGAACCGGGTGCTTAACATGGACACCATGAACCCGAATGTAAAGCGGGTTGAGTATGCTGTCCGTGGTCCAATCGTGCAACGCGCATTGCAGATTGAAAAGGAGCTCAAAGAG GGGGTTGAGAAGCCTTTTACAGAGGTCATCAAGGCCAACATTGGTGATGCGCATGCTATGGGCCAGAAACCAATCACATTTCTCCGACAG GTTGTAGCGCTCTGCGTCTATCCAGATCTCCTAGAAGACGACAAGTTTCCAGAGGACGCTAAAAGTAGAGCACGGCGCATCCTTCAGGCCTGTGGAGGGGGAAGTATAG GTGCATACAGTGCTAGTCCAGGCATTGAGATCATACGACAGGATGTGGCTAAATATATTGAGAAGCGGGACGGTGGCATCCCCAGTGACCCCGACAGCATCTACCTCTCCACCGGGGCCAGTGATGCCATAGTG ACCATGCTAAAGTTGTTGACGTCAGGCGAGGGGAAGAACCGTACAGGGGTGATGATCTCCATCCCTCAGTACCCCCTCTACTCTGCTGCTCTGGCTGAGCTGGCGGCTGTCCAGATCAGCTACTACCTGGACGAGGACAAGTGCTGGAGCCTGGACGTCAATGAGCTGAGGAGGGCTGTGAAGGCAGCCAGGGAGCACTGTAACCCCCGCGCCCTCTGCATTATCAACCCTGGCAACCCCACAG GTCAGGTCCAGAGCAGGCAGTGCATTGAAGATGTGATCCGATTCGCTGCTGAGGAGCACCTTTTCCTGATGGCTGATGAG GTGTACCAGGATAATGTGTATGCGGAGGGTTGCCAGTTCCACTCCTTTAAGAAGGTTCTGTTTGAGATGGGACCAGAGTACTCCAGTGTTGTGGAGCTGGTCTCTTTCCACTCCACCTCCAAATGCTTCATGGGAGA GTGTGGTTTCAGAGGAGGGTACATGGAGGTGGTTAACATGGACCCTGAGGTGAAGTTGCAGCTGACTAAACTGGTGTCTGTGCGGCTGTGCCCCCCCATCCCTGGGCAGGCCCTACTGGACCTGGTGGTCAATCCCCCTCAGCCTGACGAGCCTTCCTATGCCACCTTCATCAAG GAGCGTACTGCCAACCTGGATATCCTGGCTGAGAAGGCCAAGATGACAGAGCAGGTCCTCAACACGGTCCCAGGGATCCACTGTAACCCTGTCCAGGGAGCCATGTACACCTTCCCCCGCCTCTCACTGCCAGAGAAAGCCATCAACGCGGCAAAG GAGAAAGGCCAGGCTCCAGACATGTTCTACTGTATGAAGCTGCTGGAGGAGACTGGTATATGCCTGGTTCCAGGTAGTGGCTTCGGGCAGAGAGATGGAACCTACCATTTCAG GATGACCATCTTACCTGCAACTGAAAAGCTGAAGGTTGTATTGGAAAAGATCAGGGAGTTTCATAAGCGGTTTACAGAGGAGTTCTCATAA